Proteins encoded within one genomic window of Brachybacterium muris:
- the ald gene encoding alanine dehydrogenase, whose translation MRVGVPREVKNNENRVGLAAAGVYELVDRGHDVVVETGAGVGAGVTDDEYRAAGATILDSADKVWEQADLIVKVKEPLAEEYEHMREGQLLFTYLHLAANKPLAEALMERKVTSVAYETVQLPNRSLPLLAPMSAIAGRLATQVAAYHLMSPLGGSGKLMGGVPGTDEAKVVVIGGGVVGEQAAIMARGLHANVTVMDVNVARLNEISTVHNGDILTRYSSKLDVTELVTGADVVIGSVLIPGKKAPKLVTDEMVSQMKPGSVLVDVAIDQGGCFENSKPTTHDAPTFKVHDAVFYCVANMPGSVPNTATKALNNATIPYVVKLAGSEGLDALKKDAALAKGLHTYEGKLYHDGTAEAHGIELSDPSQLLGA comes from the coding sequence ATGCGAGTGGGTGTTCCCCGCGAGGTCAAGAACAACGAGAACCGGGTGGGTCTTGCTGCCGCCGGTGTGTACGAGCTGGTGGACCGCGGCCACGACGTCGTGGTCGAGACCGGCGCCGGCGTGGGTGCCGGCGTCACCGATGACGAGTACCGCGCCGCCGGGGCCACGATCCTCGATTCGGCAGACAAGGTCTGGGAGCAGGCCGACCTGATCGTCAAGGTCAAGGAGCCGCTGGCGGAGGAGTACGAGCACATGCGCGAGGGGCAGCTGCTCTTCACGTACCTGCACCTCGCGGCGAACAAGCCTCTGGCTGAGGCGCTGATGGAGCGCAAGGTCACCTCCGTGGCCTACGAGACCGTCCAATTGCCCAACCGTTCTCTGCCGCTGCTGGCGCCGATGAGCGCGATCGCCGGTCGTCTGGCCACCCAGGTGGCCGCGTACCATCTGATGAGCCCTTTGGGCGGCTCCGGCAAGCTGATGGGCGGCGTGCCCGGCACCGACGAGGCCAAGGTCGTCGTGATCGGTGGCGGTGTGGTGGGCGAGCAGGCGGCCATCATGGCGCGCGGCCTGCATGCCAACGTCACCGTGATGGACGTGAACGTGGCCCGCCTGAACGAGATCTCCACCGTCCACAACGGCGACATCCTCACCCGCTACTCCAGCAAGCTGGACGTGACCGAGCTGGTCACCGGTGCCGACGTCGTGATCGGCTCGGTGCTGATCCCGGGGAAGAAGGCCCCCAAGCTCGTGACCGACGAGATGGTGTCCCAGATGAAGCCGGGCTCCGTGCTGGTGGACGTCGCGATCGACCAGGGCGGCTGCTTCGAGAACTCGAAGCCCACCACCCATGACGCTCCCACCTTCAAGGTCCACGACGCCGTGTTCTACTGCGTGGCGAACATGCCCGGTTCCGTGCCGAACACCGCCACCAAGGCGCTGAACAACGCGACCATCCCCTACGTGGTGAAGCTCGCGGGCAGCGAGGGCCTGGACGCCCTGAAGAAGGATGCGGCGCTGGCCAAGGGCCTGCACACCTACGAGGGCAAGCTGTACCACGACGGCACGGCCGAGGCCCACGGCATCGAGCTCTCGGACCCGTCCCAGCTGCTGGGCGCCTGA
- a CDS encoding ABC-F family ATP-binding cassette domain-containing protein codes for MITVHDLAVRVGARLLMSEVSFQVVDGDRVGLVGRNGAGKTTLTKVLSGTVQPTEGRVEVSGELGYLPQDTHSGDDTESVISRILSARGLDEVLRRLRRAEEEMADMSLTEAKREKAMNRYPRLEAELDAVGGYAAEAEAKRMAANLGLPNRLLEQELGTLSGGQRRRVELARILFSQATTMILDEPTNHLDADSVVWLREYLMSYRGGLIVISHDVQLVEQVVNKVFYLDANRAVIDVYNMGWKQYLRQREDDEKRRRRERQGAEKKASALTAQAEKMRAKATKAVAAQNMLRRAERMLSATEGERQKDRVASLRFPKPAPSGKTPLMAEGLSKSYGSLEIFTDVDLAIDRGSRVVILGLNGAGKTTLLRILAGVDLPDTGEIQPGHGLRIGYYAQEHETLDLDRTVLENMMSAAIELPEVEARKILGSFLFTGDDVHKPARVLSGGEKTRLALATLVVSSANVLLLDEPTNNLDPASREEILGALAAFEGAVVLVSHDPGAVTALSPERVLVMPDAVEDLWNSEYEELVQLA; via the coding sequence GTGATCACCGTGCACGACCTCGCCGTCCGCGTCGGCGCACGGCTGCTGATGAGCGAGGTGAGCTTCCAGGTGGTGGACGGCGACCGGGTGGGTCTGGTGGGGCGCAACGGCGCCGGTAAGACCACCCTGACCAAGGTGCTCTCCGGCACCGTCCAGCCCACCGAGGGTCGGGTCGAGGTGAGCGGGGAGCTGGGCTACCTGCCCCAGGACACCCACAGCGGCGACGACACAGAGTCCGTGATCTCCCGCATCCTCTCCGCCCGCGGCCTGGACGAGGTGCTGCGCCGGCTGCGACGTGCGGAGGAGGAGATGGCCGACATGAGTCTTACGGAGGCCAAGCGGGAGAAGGCCATGAACCGCTACCCGCGCCTGGAGGCCGAGCTCGATGCCGTCGGCGGATACGCCGCCGAGGCCGAGGCCAAGCGGATGGCCGCGAACCTGGGCCTGCCCAACCGGCTGCTGGAGCAGGAGCTGGGCACCCTCTCCGGCGGTCAGCGGCGCCGCGTGGAACTGGCCCGCATCCTGTTCTCCCAGGCCACCACCATGATCCTCGACGAGCCCACCAACCACCTCGACGCCGACTCGGTGGTGTGGCTGCGCGAGTACCTGATGAGCTACCGCGGTGGTCTGATCGTGATCAGCCACGACGTGCAGCTGGTGGAGCAGGTGGTCAACAAGGTGTTCTACCTCGATGCCAACCGCGCCGTGATCGACGTGTACAACATGGGCTGGAAGCAGTACCTGCGCCAGCGCGAGGACGACGAGAAGCGCCGCCGGCGGGAGCGCCAGGGCGCCGAGAAGAAGGCCTCCGCCCTCACCGCCCAGGCCGAGAAGATGCGCGCCAAGGCCACCAAGGCCGTCGCAGCGCAGAACATGCTGCGCCGCGCCGAGCGGATGCTGAGCGCCACCGAGGGGGAGCGCCAGAAGGACCGCGTGGCCTCCCTGCGCTTCCCCAAGCCCGCCCCGTCCGGCAAGACCCCGCTGATGGCCGAGGGGCTCTCGAAGTCGTACGGCAGCCTGGAGATCTTCACCGACGTGGACCTGGCGATCGACCGCGGCTCGAGGGTGGTGATCCTGGGCCTGAACGGCGCCGGCAAGACCACCCTGCTGCGCATCCTCGCCGGGGTGGACCTTCCCGACACCGGGGAGATCCAGCCCGGCCACGGGCTGCGCATCGGCTACTACGCCCAGGAGCACGAGACCCTGGACCTGGACCGCACGGTGCTGGAGAACATGATGAGCGCCGCGATCGAGCTGCCCGAGGTGGAGGCCCGCAAGATCCTGGGCTCCTTCCTGTTCACCGGGGACGACGTGCACAAGCCCGCCCGGGTGCTCTCCGGCGGGGAGAAGACCCGCCTGGCCCTGGCGACACTGGTGGTCTCCAGCGCGAACGTGCTGCTGCTGGACGAGCCCACCAATAACCTCGACCCCGCCAGCCGTGAGGAGATC